DNA sequence from the Sediminibacillus dalangtanensis genome:
CTCGAAGGCGACGGACCTGTGGGCCCGATTATCGCTGATGGTAATGGACAAGGAGAAGTCCGGGGGTACATTACCAATCCGCATGTCGACTTCGATTTAAATGAAAAAGGAAAACTGGATGTGGCGAGAGCTGTCGGAACGCAAGGAAGCTTGAGCGTAGTCAAAGATCTTGGGATGAAGGAGCACTTCACAGGCCAAGTCCCGATTATTTCCGGAGAAGTGAGTGAAGATTTCACTTATTACTTTGTAAATTCAGAGCAAATACCATCCGCTGTAGGAGCGGGTGTTTTAGTTAACCCGGACCATACAATCCTTGCCTCCGGCGGGTTTATCCTTCAGGTAATGCCGGGCGCCGATGACGGCACAATCGATCAATTAGAACAGCGAATCAATAGTATCCCGCCTATTTCCAGTCTTGTCAGGGACGGAAATACACCGGAAGAAATCTTAGAGAAATTGATCGGGGCAGAAAACCTTAAAATTCATGAAAGTCTGCCAGTCCAGTTTAAATGTGAATGCTCAAAAGAAAGAGTGGAGAACGCGCTGAAAAGCTTAGGAGAGGAAGAAATCGATCAAATGATCAAGGAAGACGGCGGGGCAGAAGCTACGTGCCACTTCTGTAACGAACAGTATCATTTTTCAGCAGATGATTTAGAGGCATTAAAAGCAGAAGAACAATGAAGAAAAGGGAGGGGCAGGAAGACTGCTTCTTCCTTTTTACAGTGGTTCGTTATTGCCAGGCATGACAATTGCTTTTTAGAAAATATATTTTAGCTATCCATACAGAATTATTACCTTTGTTGTTCCTGCAGAGGAGAAAGACACTGTCCGGTTTCCGGGTGCTTTTATGGGAGGCTGGTATATGACTTGCTTTCCATGAATAGTGTTAATTATCTGTCTATTGATGGCGGATTAGTTGACTTTTACCAGTGGATTCATTACATTGAGTATAAATCCAACAAATATAGTGGGAATTGGGAGTGGTAAAGAATGAAGGTAGCACAATCAATAGCAGAATTAATCGGCAATACCCCGATTGTAAAATTGAATCGGACAGCAGATGAAGATAGTGCAGAAGTATATGCCAAGTTGGAATTCATGAATCCCGGAAGCTCTGTTAAGGACAGAATTGCCCTTGCGATGGTCGAAGCGGCAGAGGAAGAAGGCCATTTAAAAGAGGGAGATACAATTATTGAGCCTACAAGCGGCAACACAGGAATTGGATTGGCACTCGTGGCTGCAATCAAGGGTTACAAAGCCATCTTGGTAATGCCGGATACGATGAGTATGGAGCGGCGCAATCTTTTGCGTGCTTACGGAGCGGAATTAGTACTTACACCTGGTGCAGACGGAATGAAAGGTGCTATCAAAAAGGCGGAAGAACTTCAAAAAGCGAACGGTTACTTCATGCCGCAACAATTTAACAATGTGGCAAATCCTGCCGTTCACGCCCGTACTACCGGAAAAGAAATTGTTCAGCAAATGGGTGATCAGCTAGATGCCTTTATTTCCGGTATAGGAACAGGCGGTACGATTACCGGTGCAGGGAAAGTATTAAAGGAAAAATATAAAGACATTAAGATTTATGCAGTCGAACCAGAAGCTTCTCCAGTACTTTCTGGCGGAAAGCCTGGTCCACATAAAATACAAGGAATCGGGGCAGGATTTGTCCCTGAGGTATTGGATACTGATGTTTACGATGAAGTTATCCAGGTTAGCAACGATGACGCCTACGCTACTGCGAGGGAAGCTGCTAAAAAGGATGGTTTGCTTGGTGGGGTTTCATCTGGAGCAGCTATCTATGCGGCAAAACAGGTTGCGAAAGAACTTGGAAAAGGGAAAAAAGTACTTGCGGTTATCCCTAGTAACGGGGAAAGATACCTTTCTACGCCGCTTTATCAATTTGAAGAAAACGAATAAACGAGCAGGAAGCACCTCCGCAGAATAAAGCGGAGGTGTTTTTATATTGTTGACACTGCTCTTTACGGCATGAAGAATTTCCTCATTTACGGTAGAATAAAGATAGATACCGTCAGTCCGTAAGAAAGAAGGAATACGTATGTCTTTTATCTTAAATACCAAAGTAAAGCAATATAACTTGAGCAAGCAGACAGTAGTAATGGGAATATTGAATGTAACGCCTGATTCTTTTTCCGATGGGGGGAAGTACAATGATGTTGCCACGGCCGTTGAACAAGCTGTTTTAATGGAAAAAGATGGGGCGGATATCATTGATATAGGCGGAGAATCAACACGGCCCGGTTATACTCCTGTAGCTGTCCAGGATGAAATTGATCGAGTGATACCGATTATTCAAGCAGTAAAAGAAGCAGTTAACATTCCGATTTCCATCGATACGTATAAACCAGAGACTGCAAAACAAGCTTTGAAGGCGGGGGCTTCGATACTAAATGATATTTGGGGAGCCAAAAGGGACCCCGAAATGGCGAAGGTCGCCGCTGTTTACGATGTACCGATCGTTCTTATGCATAATCGTGAAACCAGGGATTACAGTGATTTGATTGAAGATATGAAAAAGGACTTGCAGGAAAGCATTACTGTTGCTTTAGAAGCGGGAGTGAAAAAAGAAAATATAATTCTCGATCCGGGTATCGGATTTGCCAAAACGCCGGATGATAATTTAGTGGTTCTGCGTCACCTCGACCAATTCAAAGAGTTAGGATTTCCTTTGCTATTAGGAACATCTCGTAAATCGATGATTGGTAAAGTACTGGATGTTCCTGCGCCGGAAAGGGATGCGGGCACAGGCGCCACTGTTTGCTACGGCGTTAGTAAAGGGGCTGCAGATATTGTCCGTGTTCATAACGTCAAAATGATGAAGCATATGACGAAAATGATGGATGCTATGATGGGGAAAGGAGACAGTCGGGATGGATAGGATTTTTTTGAATAAGATGGAGTTTTATGGCTATCACGGCCTTTTTCCTGAGGAAAGAAAGTTAGGGCAGCGTTTTTACGTCGATTTAACATTGGAAATCGATTTAAAGACAGCCGGACAAACCGATAATATGGAAGAGTCCGTTGATTACGGGCAGATTTATCAAGTAACCAAAGCAGTTGTTGAAGGAGAGGCGAAACAACTGATAGAAAGTGTCGGTGAAAAACTTGCTGAAGCGCTGCTCGGGAACTTCACCCGAGTACAAGCCTGCAAGGTGAAAGTCATAAAACCCGATCCACCTATCCCGGGTCATTATGACTCGGTAGCAATCGAAATTTATCGGGAGCGTTCTTCATGAATACGGCGTATGTGGGATTGGGTTCAAACATCCCGCCAAGGGAAAACTATTTGACTGAAGCCATTCAAGCGTTGGGAGACCATAAGCAGATTTTGGTGACGAAGAAGTCGTTCATTTATGAAACCTTACCAGTGGGCTATACAAATCAGGATAATTTTTTGAATATGGTGGTGGAGATCCATACAAACCTTTCTGCGTGTGAATTATTGGCGTATTGCCAGTTTATCGAAGCGGACAAGGGAAGAAAACGGGAAGTGCGATGGGGACCGCGCACATTAGACCTTGACATTTTGCTTTATAATCAAGAAAATATTAGAACAGAGCAATTAGCTGTACCTCATCCAAGAATGCACGAACGAGCTTTTGTACTTATACCTTTGCAGGATGTAAATCCCGACGCAGTTATTCCTACGCAAAACAAAAGTGTTTCAACAATTCTTGATGGGCTGCCGACAACAGAGAAAAAGGGAGTTACGCGATGGCTGGGAAAGAATGGGGAAGAAGAGTAAAGGCTTATCGAAAACTGAAAGGATATACACAAGTTCAGTTTGCACAAGAGCTTGGTATATCAGTGTCCGTAATAGGGGAAATAGAACGGGGTACCCGCAGGCTGAGTAATGAATTACTTCACCAAATCACGAATGTGCTGGGTATCTCTGCTGAGGAGCTGGCACCCGAACAAGATAAGCATAAGTATCAAAATCCTAAAGAAGATATCCATGTATAACATAGGTGAGTCACTAAAAGACTGGACGCACAAACTAACGAGGAATTGTCCAGCAAGTAAACCATACAGCAGACAAACCTGTCATGGTTAATGCTGGGACTGACTTCACTTGGATAAAACAGAAGTAAAAATAAAAATGTGGTAAAAGTGTTCCAACGTTGACACTTTGCAGCACCTTTTCTATACTGAAAATAAAGTAAAAATGCTGCCAGTGCTTTGCTGGCAGTTTTTTCATTACCGTTAAAATACAAAAGAACGTTGGCTTCTACTGTATGGCAGTAAGGCAGCCAGGTTATGAATGAGAGATAGAGGATAAAAAATAAATGGAGTGAGACCAATGACAGAAGAGTTGAATGACCAGCTGCAAGTACGCAGGGAAAAATTGCAGCATTTACAAGAACAAGGGCTGGACCCATTTGGAACTAAGTTTGAACGGACCCACCTTGCTGAGGAAATCAAACAAGCATATGAGGGCTTTTCCAAAGAAGAACTGGAAGAAAAAGAAGCAGAAGCCACCATCGCCGGACGGATAATGACAAAGCGAGGGAAAGGAAAAGCTGGTTTTACGCATATTCAAGATCTCAGCGGCCAGATTCAACTGTATGTCAGGAAAGATAAGATCGGCGAGGAAGCATATGAGTTATTCACGACTGCCGACATCGGCGATATTATCGGCGTAACAGGTACTGTATTTAAAACCAAAGTAGGAGAGTTATCTGTTAAAGCAAATGAATTCCAAATGTTGACCAAGTCTCTGCGACCTCTTCCAGATAAATTTCATGGGTTAAAAGATGTGGAGCAACGTTATCGTCAACGTTA
Encoded proteins:
- the hslO gene encoding Hsp33 family molecular chaperone HslO, encoding MGDYLIKATAFNGTVRAYAIQSTETVEEARRRHDTWATASAALGRTITVTSMMGAMMKGNDKLTVKLEGDGPVGPIIADGNGQGEVRGYITNPHVDFDLNEKGKLDVARAVGTQGSLSVVKDLGMKEHFTGQVPIISGEVSEDFTYYFVNSEQIPSAVGAGVLVNPDHTILASGGFILQVMPGADDGTIDQLEQRINSIPPISSLVRDGNTPEEILEKLIGAENLKIHESLPVQFKCECSKERVENALKSLGEEEIDQMIKEDGGAEATCHFCNEQYHFSADDLEALKAEEQ
- a CDS encoding helix-turn-helix domain-containing protein — its product is MAGKEWGRRVKAYRKLKGYTQVQFAQELGISVSVIGEIERGTRRLSNELLHQITNVLGISAEELAPEQDKHKYQNPKEDIHV
- the folK gene encoding 2-amino-4-hydroxy-6-hydroxymethyldihydropteridine diphosphokinase, with the translated sequence MNTAYVGLGSNIPPRENYLTEAIQALGDHKQILVTKKSFIYETLPVGYTNQDNFLNMVVEIHTNLSACELLAYCQFIEADKGRKREVRWGPRTLDLDILLYNQENIRTEQLAVPHPRMHERAFVLIPLQDVNPDAVIPTQNKSVSTILDGLPTTEKKGVTRWLGKNGEEE
- the cysK gene encoding cysteine synthase A, with amino-acid sequence MKVAQSIAELIGNTPIVKLNRTADEDSAEVYAKLEFMNPGSSVKDRIALAMVEAAEEEGHLKEGDTIIEPTSGNTGIGLALVAAIKGYKAILVMPDTMSMERRNLLRAYGAELVLTPGADGMKGAIKKAEELQKANGYFMPQQFNNVANPAVHARTTGKEIVQQMGDQLDAFISGIGTGGTITGAGKVLKEKYKDIKIYAVEPEASPVLSGGKPGPHKIQGIGAGFVPEVLDTDVYDEVIQVSNDDAYATAREAAKKDGLLGGVSSGAAIYAAKQVAKELGKGKKVLAVIPSNGERYLSTPLYQFEENE
- the folP gene encoding dihydropteroate synthase, producing the protein MSFILNTKVKQYNLSKQTVVMGILNVTPDSFSDGGKYNDVATAVEQAVLMEKDGADIIDIGGESTRPGYTPVAVQDEIDRVIPIIQAVKEAVNIPISIDTYKPETAKQALKAGASILNDIWGAKRDPEMAKVAAVYDVPIVLMHNRETRDYSDLIEDMKKDLQESITVALEAGVKKENIILDPGIGFAKTPDDNLVVLRHLDQFKELGFPLLLGTSRKSMIGKVLDVPAPERDAGTGATVCYGVSKGAADIVRVHNVKMMKHMTKMMDAMMGKGDSRDG
- the folB gene encoding dihydroneopterin aldolase, whose protein sequence is MDRIFLNKMEFYGYHGLFPEERKLGQRFYVDLTLEIDLKTAGQTDNMEESVDYGQIYQVTKAVVEGEAKQLIESVGEKLAEALLGNFTRVQACKVKVIKPDPPIPGHYDSVAIEIYRERSS